Proteins encoded within one genomic window of Couchioplanes caeruleus:
- a CDS encoding ATP-binding protein, protein MIGVSVEASEASEPVGRVLGTADATPLQFWTAVTPGSYLQLDDVVVTRRDLPDREPVTIAGVVTQVRARHEGAQFDSDVFAIAEGTLPALVQEAAEVTTTRVDPELYVPPAPGAIVHRASGAARDAALHFDRMERRVPMGTGRDGVPVFLNADFLDGTRGAHVSISGISGVATKTSFATFLLYSVFRSGALGADGANARALIFNVKGEDLLFLDHANTKLDEPTTAAYKLLELPATAFPDVRVYAPPRANDSSGAPDVSSRLTGVDSFYWTLEEFCADRLLPYVFADADDERQQYTMVVHSVTAHLARHAVPAEGGISIDGRRLGGYGDLVDHIVDQLTDDETRSMWAGSAVNMGTVNAFARRLIGSKRDLSRLIRGDLAARRPHRIKTAESAQVTVVDLHNLPDRAQRFVVGVTLKTEFDDKEKSGTGRPLLFVVLDELNKYAPREGSSPIKEVLLDIAERGRSLGVILIGAQQTASEVERRIVTNSAIRVVGRLDPAEASRPEYGFLPPAMRQRALLARPGTMFVNQPDIPVPLCVEFPFPAWATRKSESGPPPVGTQRSIVQSVDPFTVVGGRGGAALDRGGKPVPSPHDDDIPF, encoded by the coding sequence ATGATCGGCGTGTCTGTCGAAGCGAGCGAAGCAAGCGAACCGGTCGGGCGGGTCCTGGGCACCGCCGACGCCACCCCGTTGCAGTTCTGGACGGCGGTGACGCCGGGCAGCTACCTGCAGCTCGACGACGTGGTCGTGACCCGTCGCGACCTGCCCGACCGCGAGCCGGTGACGATCGCCGGCGTGGTCACCCAGGTCCGGGCCCGGCACGAGGGCGCGCAGTTCGACTCGGACGTGTTCGCGATCGCCGAGGGCACGCTGCCCGCCCTGGTCCAGGAGGCGGCCGAGGTCACCACCACCCGGGTCGACCCCGAGCTCTACGTGCCGCCGGCCCCGGGCGCGATCGTGCACCGGGCCTCCGGGGCGGCCCGTGACGCGGCGCTGCACTTCGACCGGATGGAACGCCGGGTCCCGATGGGCACCGGCCGCGACGGCGTGCCCGTGTTCCTCAATGCCGACTTCCTCGACGGCACCCGGGGCGCGCATGTGTCCATCTCCGGCATTTCCGGCGTGGCGACCAAGACGAGCTTCGCGACGTTCCTGCTCTACTCGGTGTTCCGGTCCGGCGCGCTCGGCGCCGACGGTGCCAACGCCCGGGCGCTGATCTTCAACGTCAAGGGTGAGGACCTGCTCTTCCTCGACCACGCCAACACCAAGCTCGACGAGCCGACCACCGCGGCGTACAAGCTGCTCGAGCTGCCCGCGACGGCGTTCCCGGACGTCCGGGTCTATGCGCCGCCCCGGGCCAACGACTCGTCCGGCGCCCCCGACGTCAGCAGCCGGCTGACCGGGGTCGACAGCTTCTACTGGACGCTCGAGGAGTTCTGCGCCGACCGGCTCCTGCCGTACGTGTTCGCCGACGCCGACGACGAGCGTCAGCAGTACACGATGGTGGTCCACTCGGTGACCGCCCATCTGGCCCGCCATGCCGTGCCGGCCGAGGGCGGGATCAGCATCGACGGCCGCCGCCTGGGCGGCTACGGCGACCTGGTCGACCACATCGTCGACCAGCTCACCGACGACGAGACCCGGTCGATGTGGGCGGGCAGCGCGGTCAACATGGGCACGGTCAACGCGTTCGCCCGGCGGCTGATCGGCAGCAAGCGCGACCTGTCCCGGCTCATCCGCGGCGACCTCGCGGCCCGCCGCCCGCACCGGATCAAGACCGCGGAGAGCGCCCAGGTCACCGTCGTCGACCTGCACAACCTTCCCGACCGCGCGCAGCGCTTCGTGGTCGGCGTGACGCTCAAGACGGAGTTCGACGACAAGGAGAAGTCGGGCACCGGACGGCCGCTGCTGTTCGTCGTCCTCGACGAGCTCAACAAGTACGCCCCGCGCGAGGGATCGTCGCCGATCAAGGAGGTGCTGCTCGACATCGCCGAGCGGGGCCGCTCGCTCGGCGTCATCCTCATCGGCGCGCAGCAGACCGCCAGCGAGGTCGAGCGCCGGATCGTGACGAACTCGGCGATCAGGGTCGTCGGCCGCCTTGACCCGGCCGAGGCCTCCCGCCCGGAGTACGGCTTCCTGCCCCCGGCCATGCGCCAGCGCGCCCTGCTGGCCCGGCCGGGCACGATGTTCGTCAACCAGCCCGACATCCCGGTGCCGCTCTGCGTGGAGTTCCCGTTCCCGGCCTGGGCCACCCGCAAGTCGGAGTCCGGGCCACCGCCGGTGGGCACCCAGCGCTCGATCGTGCAGAGTGTCGATCCGTTCACCGTCGTCGGCGGCCGTGGCGGCGCCGCACTCGACCGCGGCGGAAAACCGGTGCCCAGTCCACACGACGACGACATTCCGTTCTAA
- a CDS encoding exonuclease SbcCD subunit D: MRILHTSDWHVGKVLKGRARLDEHIRVLAQVVEIARAERPDLVVIAGDLYDTAAPSPDSTRVVTRALSALRQTGARVVAIGGNHDNGPALDALRPWADAAGIELRGSVRDKPDDLIIRGETATGERWQLAALPFLSQRYAVRAVEMYELTAAEATQTYADHVARLIARLAEGFAEPGVINLLTAHLTVVGASAGGGEREAHTVMGYAVPATVFPPNAHYVALGHLHRAQRVIGPCPVRYSGSPLAVDFGEEENVCSVAIVDVSTDKAARVRDVPVTSARTLRTVRGSLEQLATVNLPDAWLRVYVRETPRVGLREDVQELLPQALEVRIDPDMVPDKAGERMAQRAGRSPRELFGDYLDSRGNAEEGVRELFDELYDEVSTQQ; the protein is encoded by the coding sequence ATGCGCATCCTGCACACGTCCGACTGGCATGTCGGAAAGGTCCTCAAGGGACGGGCCCGGCTCGACGAGCACATCCGGGTGCTCGCCCAGGTCGTGGAGATCGCCCGGGCGGAGCGGCCGGACCTGGTCGTCATCGCCGGCGACCTCTACGACACGGCCGCGCCCTCGCCGGATTCGACCCGGGTGGTGACCCGGGCGCTGTCGGCGCTGCGGCAGACGGGTGCGCGAGTGGTGGCGATCGGCGGCAACCACGACAACGGGCCCGCGCTGGACGCGCTGCGGCCGTGGGCCGACGCGGCGGGCATCGAGCTGCGCGGCTCCGTCCGCGACAAACCGGACGACCTGATCATCCGGGGCGAGACGGCGACCGGCGAGCGGTGGCAGCTCGCCGCCCTGCCGTTCCTGTCCCAGCGCTACGCGGTCCGCGCCGTGGAGATGTACGAGCTGACCGCGGCCGAGGCCACCCAGACGTACGCCGACCACGTCGCCCGCCTGATCGCCCGCCTGGCCGAGGGCTTCGCCGAGCCCGGCGTGATCAACCTGCTCACCGCCCACCTCACCGTCGTCGGCGCCAGCGCCGGCGGCGGCGAGCGGGAGGCGCACACGGTGATGGGCTACGCGGTCCCGGCCACGGTCTTCCCGCCGAACGCCCACTACGTCGCCCTGGGTCACCTGCACCGCGCGCAGCGGGTCATCGGCCCCTGCCCGGTGCGTTACAGCGGCAGCCCGCTCGCCGTCGACTTCGGCGAGGAGGAGAACGTCTGCTCGGTCGCGATCGTCGACGTCTCCACCGACAAGGCCGCACGGGTCCGCGACGTGCCGGTGACCTCGGCGCGCACCCTGCGGACGGTCCGGGGCAGTCTGGAGCAGCTCGCCACGGTGAACCTTCCGGATGCGTGGCTGCGCGTCTACGTCCGGGAGACGCCGCGGGTCGGGCTGCGCGAGGACGTGCAGGAGTTGCTTCCCCAGGCGCTCGAGGTGCGCATCGACCCCGACATGGTGCCCGACAAGGCCGGTGAACGGATGGCCCAGCGCGCCGGCCGCTCGCCGCGCGAGCTCTTCGGCGACTACCTGGACAGCCGCGGCAACGCCGAGGAAGGCGTCCGCGAACTCTTCGACGAGCTGTATGACGAGGTGAGCACGCAGCAATGA
- a CDS encoding GNAT family N-acetyltransferase has translation MLRGRLVTLRPATEDDVPALAAVRATPQVMARWGGGDLAGEIREAIAEKGLHYLAVCLDGRVVGAIQWAAEEDPEYRHASMDIFLDPSVHGRGVGTDAVRTLAVHLVDHERFHRLVIDPAADNEAAIRCYAKVGFKPVGIMRQYECGADGTWHDGLLMDLLAAELVR, from the coding sequence GTGCTGCGCGGCAGGTTGGTGACGCTGCGGCCGGCGACCGAGGATGATGTGCCCGCGCTGGCCGCCGTGCGGGCCACGCCGCAGGTCATGGCCCGCTGGGGTGGCGGCGACCTCGCCGGCGAGATCCGCGAAGCGATCGCCGAGAAGGGCCTGCACTACCTGGCCGTCTGCCTGGACGGCCGGGTAGTGGGCGCGATCCAGTGGGCCGCCGAGGAGGACCCGGAGTACCGGCACGCGAGCATGGACATCTTCCTCGACCCGTCGGTGCACGGCCGCGGCGTCGGCACGGACGCGGTGCGGACCCTCGCCGTCCACCTGGTCGACCACGAGAGGTTCCACCGGCTGGTGATCGACCCGGCGGCCGACAACGAGGCGGCGATCCGCTGCTACGCGAAGGTGGGGTTCAAGCCCGTCGGGATCATGCGCCAGTACGAGTGCGGCGCCGACGGCACCTGGCACGACGGCCTGCTCATGGATCTGCTGGCCGCCGAGCTGGTGCGCTGA
- a CDS encoding pyrimidine reductase family protein — MILEDLLERYPRRAEPTLRVNFVAAVDGAVTIDGRSSALGGPGDKQIFDLLRMTCDALVVAAGTVRTENYDALRLDEAGRAWRRARGLPEFPLMVVVSGSLDLDPAQLVFADAPIRPLVVTGAGQAPPPGLAKVAEILTLGDDAVDLAAMVAELHRRGATQILCEGGPRLFGALIAADLVDEVCLTVSPLLTGGGAGRIAAGPDGHPPRRMALRSVLSDDDMLFLRYVRSH; from the coding sequence ATGATCCTCGAAGACCTGCTGGAGCGCTACCCGCGCCGCGCGGAGCCGACGCTGCGGGTCAACTTCGTCGCCGCCGTCGACGGCGCCGTGACGATCGACGGCAGGTCGAGCGCGCTGGGCGGGCCGGGCGACAAGCAGATCTTCGACCTGCTGCGGATGACCTGCGACGCCCTGGTCGTCGCGGCGGGCACGGTCCGCACGGAGAACTACGACGCGTTGCGCCTCGACGAGGCGGGTCGCGCCTGGCGCCGGGCACGGGGACTGCCCGAGTTTCCGCTCATGGTGGTCGTCTCGGGCTCGCTGGACCTCGACCCCGCCCAGCTCGTCTTCGCCGACGCGCCGATCCGGCCGCTGGTCGTGACGGGCGCGGGCCAGGCGCCGCCGCCGGGGCTGGCAAAGGTCGCCGAGATCCTCACCCTCGGTGACGATGCGGTGGACCTGGCGGCGATGGTCGCGGAGTTGCACCGGCGCGGCGCGACCCAGATCCTGTGCGAGGGCGGGCCCCGGCTCTTCGGGGCGCTGATCGCGGCCGACCTGGTCGACGAGGTCTGCCTCACCGTGTCTCCGCTGCTCACCGGCGGTGGCGCGGGCCGGATCGCGGCCGGCCCGGACGGTCATCCGCCGCGGCGGATGGCCCTGCGCAGCGTCCTGTCCGACGACGACATGCTCTTCCTCCGGTACGTCCGCAGCCACTGA
- a CDS encoding amino acid-binding protein: MLLRVRVTLPDRPGALGQVARTLGVAGADIVQVVVLERLGGRAVDDFTVVWPGASRVERLLAGLAAIPGVQVDGVWKAIGAPVSGGHDAELLAQIAANPVEGLATLVDAVPALLAADWAAAAMVPADWAARTAAPRVPADEPSLRLPHGSEPTPACASWRAPSPLHLPEITPLRARPMTGTDGTRYAVAPFGRAGLVLVVARSDSDDLPAAAFHVTEVDRISQLVRAAAVILGDRLDLAGVPPVALDRT; the protein is encoded by the coding sequence ATGTTGTTGCGGGTACGGGTCACTCTGCCGGACCGCCCGGGTGCCCTCGGCCAGGTGGCGCGCACACTCGGTGTCGCCGGTGCCGACATCGTCCAGGTGGTGGTGCTGGAGCGCCTCGGGGGCCGGGCCGTCGACGACTTCACGGTCGTCTGGCCGGGCGCGTCCCGTGTCGAGCGGCTCCTCGCCGGCCTCGCCGCCATCCCCGGGGTGCAGGTCGACGGCGTCTGGAAGGCGATCGGCGCGCCGGTCTCCGGCGGCCACGACGCCGAGCTGCTGGCTCAGATCGCCGCGAATCCGGTGGAGGGGCTCGCGACCCTGGTGGACGCCGTGCCGGCCCTGCTCGCCGCCGACTGGGCCGCCGCCGCGATGGTGCCGGCCGACTGGGCCGCCCGCACGGCCGCGCCCCGTGTGCCCGCCGACGAGCCGTCGCTGCGCCTGCCGCACGGCAGCGAGCCGACGCCTGCGTGCGCGAGCTGGCGCGCCCCCTCCCCGCTGCACCTGCCGGAGATCACCCCGCTGCGGGCCCGCCCGATGACCGGCACCGACGGCACCCGGTATGCGGTGGCGCCGTTCGGCCGCGCCGGCCTGGTGCTCGTGGTCGCCCGCTCGGATTCCGACGACCTGCCCGCCGCCGCTTTCCACGTCACCGAGGTCGATCGGATCTCGCAGCTCGTCCGCGCCGCCGCGGTGATCCTCGGCGACCGCCTCGACCTGGCCGGTGTCCCGCCGGTCGCGCTCGACCGCACCTAG
- a CDS encoding 8-amino-7-oxononanoate synthase, translated as MTGWQEALERQARVRAKAGLTRTLRPRAAGDTVVDLAGNDYLGLAVHPEVVGAAVEALRAYGLGATGSRLVRGSTMPHADLESDLAQWLGFPRALVYSSGFLANLGAVRALAEPGTLLVSDRYNHASLIDGCRGSGAEVVVAPHADPSALATILAARPGRPAVFVTESVFSVDGDLAPLAALHEVTSAYGALMLVDDAHALGLLGDRGAGGVAAAGLAGAPDVVVTATLSKSLGGAGGVVAGPEPLIRHLVDTGRTFIYDTAPPPAVVAGVHAALRIARDADDRRAILRERAALTVRRLRAAGFEVSAPAAGVLSVLAPGPEAALAWAADCRDRDIAVGCFRPPSTPDGSSRLRLTLNAGISAADFDRALDVIVECAP; from the coding sequence GTGACGGGCTGGCAGGAGGCGCTGGAGCGCCAGGCCCGCGTGCGGGCGAAGGCCGGGCTCACCCGCACGCTGCGGCCGCGCGCCGCCGGCGACACCGTCGTCGACCTGGCCGGCAACGACTATCTCGGCCTGGCGGTCCACCCCGAGGTGGTGGGTGCGGCGGTCGAGGCACTGCGGGCGTACGGGCTGGGCGCCACCGGTTCGCGTCTCGTCCGCGGCTCCACCATGCCCCATGCCGACCTCGAGTCGGATCTCGCACAGTGGCTGGGTTTTCCGCGGGCGCTGGTCTACTCGTCGGGCTTCCTGGCCAACCTCGGCGCGGTCCGCGCGCTCGCCGAACCGGGCACGCTGTTGGTCTCCGACCGTTACAACCACGCGTCCCTGATCGACGGCTGCCGCGGCTCGGGCGCCGAGGTGGTCGTCGCCCCGCACGCCGACCCGTCCGCGCTGGCGACCATCCTCGCGGCCCGTCCCGGACGCCCCGCCGTGTTCGTCACCGAGTCGGTCTTCTCCGTCGACGGCGACCTCGCCCCGCTCGCCGCCCTGCACGAGGTGACCTCCGCGTACGGCGCGCTGATGCTGGTCGACGACGCCCACGCGCTCGGCCTGCTCGGCGACCGGGGCGCGGGCGGCGTGGCGGCGGCGGGCCTGGCGGGCGCCCCCGACGTGGTCGTCACGGCCACGCTCTCCAAGTCCCTGGGCGGTGCGGGCGGCGTCGTCGCAGGCCCCGAGCCGCTGATCCGGCACCTCGTCGACACGGGCCGCACGTTCATCTACGACACGGCGCCGCCTCCCGCGGTCGTCGCCGGGGTCCACGCGGCCCTGCGCATCGCCCGCGACGCCGACGACCGGCGGGCGATCCTGCGGGAGCGCGCCGCCCTCACCGTACGCCGGCTGCGCGCGGCCGGCTTCGAGGTCTCCGCACCGGCGGCGGGTGTGCTGTCGGTGCTGGCTCCGGGGCCGGAGGCGGCCCTGGCCTGGGCGGCGGACTGCCGCGACCGGGACATCGCGGTGGGCTGCTTCCGGCCGCCCTCCACACCGGACGGCTCCTCCCGCCTGCGACTGACGCTGAACGCGGGTATCTCGGCGGCGGACTTCGACCGCGCCCTGGACGTGATCGTGGAGTGCGCACCATGA
- the bioD gene encoding dethiobiotin synthase: protein MVLITGTDTDVGKTVVTAAVAAAAQAAGLRVAVVKPGQTGTALGDPTDIDRVTHLAAPHTCRTLRSYPEPLAPLAAARIAGMAPLELYEVVDAVRSESAQHDLVLVEGAGGLLVPMGVRPSGEAWTLADLATTLGVQTIVVARAGLGTLNHTALTLEALDRRGVPAKVVLGAWPAEPELVHWANLTELVPHLVGALPDGAGQMEPGVFQRSAPGWLTPALYGVLDDWRVWADEIS from the coding sequence ATCGTGCTCATCACCGGCACGGACACCGACGTCGGCAAGACCGTCGTCACGGCCGCCGTCGCCGCGGCCGCGCAGGCCGCCGGATTGCGGGTGGCGGTGGTCAAACCGGGGCAGACGGGCACCGCCCTCGGCGACCCCACCGACATCGACCGGGTCACCCACCTCGCCGCCCCGCACACCTGCCGCACGCTGCGGTCGTACCCGGAGCCGCTGGCCCCGCTGGCCGCGGCGCGGATCGCCGGCATGGCGCCGCTGGAGCTCTACGAGGTGGTCGACGCCGTCCGGTCCGAGTCGGCCCAGCACGACCTCGTGCTCGTCGAGGGGGCCGGCGGCCTGCTGGTCCCGATGGGCGTACGGCCCTCCGGCGAGGCGTGGACCCTGGCCGACCTGGCGACCACGCTGGGCGTGCAGACGATCGTGGTGGCGCGCGCCGGGCTCGGCACGCTCAACCACACGGCGCTCACCCTGGAGGCGCTCGACCGCCGTGGCGTACCGGCCAAGGTCGTCCTCGGCGCCTGGCCGGCGGAGCCCGAGCTGGTCCACTGGGCCAACCTGACGGAGCTGGTCCCCCACCTCGTCGGCGCCCTGCCGGACGGCGCGGGCCAGATGGAACCGGGCGTCTTCCAGCGTTCGGCGCCGGGCTGGCTCACCCCGGCGCTCTACGGCGTCCTGGACGACTGGCGGGTCTGGGCCGACGAGATCAGCTGA
- a CDS encoding LacI family DNA-binding transcriptional regulator produces MTRQPARSPGRPTLDAVAARAGVGRGTASRVLNGSSQVSPQARAAVEAAIIELGYVPNRAARSLVTQRTDSVALVVSESQERVFGEPFFAGVLRGINAALLETPLQLWLAMVASPAQRERVEAHLTSQHVDGVLLLSLHDEDPLPKLLRERGMPFVLGGRPSEPHDDDYFVDVDNAAGARKAVEYLIAGGAGRVATVAGPQDMEVGRARLAGYRTAVPGAGLIAYGDFTEDGGAAAMRALLAREPGLDAVFAASDLMASGALRALREAGRRVPQDVRVVGFEDAPSARQCEPPLSTVHQPVEEMGRRMAELLVSRIRQEPVENSHVLLDTHLVRRASA; encoded by the coding sequence ATGACGAGGCAGCCCGCCCGCTCCCCGGGCCGCCCGACGCTCGACGCCGTGGCGGCGCGCGCCGGGGTGGGCCGGGGCACCGCGTCCCGCGTCCTGAACGGATCCTCCCAGGTCAGCCCGCAGGCCAGGGCGGCCGTCGAGGCGGCGATCATCGAGCTGGGCTACGTGCCCAACCGCGCCGCGCGCTCCCTGGTGACCCAACGGACGGACTCGGTCGCCCTGGTCGTGTCGGAGTCGCAGGAGCGCGTCTTCGGCGAACCGTTCTTCGCCGGGGTGCTGCGCGGCATCAACGCGGCCCTGCTGGAGACGCCGCTGCAACTGTGGCTGGCCATGGTGGCCTCGCCCGCGCAGCGCGAACGCGTCGAAGCCCACCTGACCAGCCAGCACGTCGACGGCGTGCTGCTGCTCTCGCTGCACGACGAGGATCCGCTGCCGAAGCTGCTGCGCGAGCGGGGGATGCCGTTCGTGCTCGGCGGCAGGCCGTCCGAGCCGCACGACGACGACTACTTCGTCGACGTCGACAACGCGGCCGGCGCCCGCAAGGCCGTCGAGTATCTGATCGCCGGCGGCGCCGGCCGGGTCGCGACCGTCGCCGGCCCCCAGGACATGGAGGTCGGCCGCGCCCGGCTCGCCGGTTACCGCACCGCCGTGCCCGGCGCCGGGCTCATCGCGTACGGCGACTTCACCGAGGACGGCGGCGCGGCCGCGATGCGCGCCCTGCTGGCCCGCGAGCCCGGCCTCGACGCCGTCTTCGCCGCCTCCGACCTGATGGCGAGCGGCGCCCTGCGCGCCCTGCGCGAGGCGGGCCGACGGGTGCCGCAGGACGTGCGGGTCGTCGGCTTCGAGGACGCGCCGTCCGCCCGGCAGTGCGAGCCGCCGCTCTCGACCGTGCACCAGCCCGTCGAGGAGATGGGCCGGCGCATGGCGGAGTTGCTGGTCAGCCGGATCCGTCAGGAACCCGTCGAGAATTCCCACGTTCTGCTCGACACCCATCTGGTCCGTCGCGCCTCCGCCTGA
- the bioB gene encoding biotin synthase BioB, whose product MPEILDRARAQVLADGVGLDEAGILAVLRLPDEDLPELLQLAHDVRMKWCGPEVEVEGIVSLKTGGCPEDCHFCSQSGLFTSPVRSVWLDIPSLVEAAKQTAATGATEFCIVAAVRGPDKRLMTQMREGVAAIKEAVDIQVAASLGMLSQEQVDELVEMGVHRYNHNLETCKSYFPNVVTTHSWEERWSTLSMVRDSGMEVCCGGILGLGETIEQRAEFAAQLAALDPHEVPLNFLNPRPGTPLGDRPVVEGKDALRAIAAFRLAMPKTILRYAGGREITLGDLGTKEGLLGGINAVIVGNYLTTLGRPATADIELLQELKMPVKALSATL is encoded by the coding sequence ATGCCAGAGATCCTCGACCGGGCCCGGGCCCAGGTGCTAGCTGACGGTGTCGGGCTCGACGAGGCGGGCATCCTCGCGGTGTTGCGCCTTCCCGACGAGGACCTGCCCGAGTTGCTCCAACTTGCTCACGACGTACGCATGAAGTGGTGTGGTCCCGAGGTCGAGGTCGAGGGCATCGTGTCCCTGAAGACCGGCGGCTGCCCCGAGGACTGCCACTTCTGCTCGCAGTCGGGCCTGTTCACCTCGCCCGTGCGCTCGGTGTGGCTGGACATTCCGTCGCTGGTCGAGGCGGCCAAGCAGACCGCCGCGACCGGCGCCACGGAGTTCTGCATCGTGGCCGCGGTGCGCGGGCCGGACAAGCGGCTGATGACCCAGATGCGCGAGGGCGTCGCCGCGATCAAGGAGGCGGTCGACATCCAGGTCGCGGCGAGTCTCGGCATGCTCAGCCAGGAGCAGGTCGACGAGCTCGTCGAGATGGGCGTGCACCGCTACAACCACAATCTGGAGACCTGCAAGTCCTACTTCCCCAATGTGGTCACCACCCACTCGTGGGAAGAGCGCTGGAGCACGCTGTCGATGGTCCGCGACTCGGGCATGGAGGTCTGCTGCGGCGGCATCCTGGGCCTCGGCGAGACGATCGAGCAGCGCGCCGAGTTCGCGGCGCAGCTCGCCGCGCTGGATCCGCACGAGGTCCCGCTGAACTTCCTCAACCCGCGCCCGGGCACCCCGCTGGGTGACCGCCCGGTGGTGGAGGGCAAGGACGCGCTGCGCGCGATCGCGGCGTTCCGCCTGGCGATGCCGAAGACCATCCTCCGGTACGCGGGTGGCCGCGAGATCACCCTGGGCGACCTCGGCACCAAGGAGGGCCTGCTCGGTGGCATCAACGCGGTGATCGTGGGCAACTACCTGACCACGCTGGGCCGTCCGGCCACGGCGGACATCGAGCTCCTTCAGGAGCTCAAGATGCCCGTCAAGGCGCTGTCGGCGACCCTGTGA